From Mycolicibacterium fluoranthenivorans, one genomic window encodes:
- a CDS encoding SDR family NAD(P)-dependent oxidoreductase, translating to MGYADELFDLTGKVVLITGGSRGLGREMAFAAARCGADLVIASRNLDACVAVAEEITATTGRAALAHQVHVGRWDQLEPLVDATYARFGKVDVLVNNAGMSPLYESLTSVSEQLFDAVVNLNFKGPFRLTALIGERMVADGGGSIVNVSSSGSLRPDAHMLPYAAAKAGLNVLTEGFAKAFGPTVRVNTLMAGPFLTDVSKAWSFGEGNPFAHFPLQRAGDPPEIVGAALFLMSNASSFTTGSILRVDGGLP from the coding sequence ATGGGCTACGCCGACGAACTCTTCGATCTCACCGGCAAGGTGGTGCTGATCACCGGGGGCAGCCGCGGGCTGGGCCGGGAGATGGCGTTCGCCGCCGCACGGTGCGGGGCCGACCTGGTGATCGCCAGCCGCAATCTCGACGCGTGCGTCGCCGTCGCCGAAGAGATCACCGCGACCACCGGCCGGGCCGCGCTGGCCCATCAGGTGCACGTCGGGCGATGGGATCAGTTGGAGCCCTTGGTGGATGCCACCTACGCACGGTTCGGCAAGGTCGACGTGCTGGTCAACAACGCAGGCATGTCGCCGCTGTATGAATCGCTGACCTCGGTGAGCGAGCAGTTGTTCGACGCGGTGGTGAATCTGAACTTCAAGGGGCCGTTCCGGTTGACCGCCCTGATAGGCGAGCGCATGGTGGCCGATGGCGGCGGCTCGATCGTCAACGTGAGTTCGTCGGGATCGCTGCGCCCGGATGCGCACATGCTGCCCTACGCCGCCGCGAAAGCCGGATTGAACGTGCTGACCGAGGGTTTCGCGAAGGCGTTCGGTCCGACGGTGCGGGTCAATACGCTGATGGCCGGCCCGTTCCTCACCGATGTCAGCAAGGCCTGGTCATTCGGGGAGGGAAATCCGTTCGCCCACTTCCCACTGCAGCGGGCCGGCGATCCACCCGAGATCGTCGGCGCGGCACTGTTTCTCATGTCGAACGCGTCCAGCTTCACCACCGGATCGATCCTGCGGGTCGACGGGGGCCTGCCTTAG